The DNA segment ATATACCAGGAGGAAATCCCGGCGGGACCGTTTAAAGGGCCGGTTTACCCACTGATAGTCAACGATTGTACTGATCTGTTTGTTAACGATTGCCGACCATGGAGCATCTACAGGATCCTGATTATGCGTATATAAAACCTTTGCTGCAAAAGGTAGCAACGGGCGACCAGCGTGCGTTCCGTGAACTGTACCATACTTTCCATAAAAGACTGCATTATTTTGCTTTTGCCCTGGTGAAGACGAAGGAAGCTGCTGAAGAGATCGTAGAAGATGTTTTTATCCGGTTATGGAGCCAGCGGGCAACGATTACCCAAATCAACAATTTAAAGATCTACCTGTATACGGCCACCAAGAATACGGCCCTGAATTATTTATCGAAGAAGGCGCGGGAGAGTATGGTGGAGCCCTTTGATGATATTGATATTGCCTTGCAGGAAACCAGTATTTCGCCGGAGCAAATCATGATCACTACAGAAACGTACCAGCAGATCAGGCAGGCAGTAGAAGCTTTACCACCCCGTTGTAAGATGATCTTCAAGCTGATCCGCGAAGATGGCCTGAAGTATAAAGAGGTCTCCGAAATTCTGAATATCTCCATTAATACGATAGACGCGCAGATGGCCATCGCCGTACAGCGGATTGCCGATGCCGTGCGTAAAGACTTTGAAAAATTTCCCCGGTCGAAGTCTACCTCCTCTAAAAAAATATAGGGTTCATTACCCCCGGAAACTGCCATTTTTACAGTAAATTTACCTGTAAGAACGAAGGATCATTATGTGCAAATACCTGTTTATACCAGCCAATGGCGACTTTTGTTTGGTCTCTCCCAGCAGGAGAACAGGCCTGCAATCCTCTTTTTCATCCACCAAAAAGCTTCTTCACTTTACGTTCGGTTTACTTTCAGTTTACTTTCGGTTTGCCTTCAGTTTAGTTACCGGTAGCTTGATCTATGCTTAATCCATGGCTGATCCATACCTGATCTATGGAGTATCTATAGGTAAGGGCGGCCTGTCCTGCGTCTTATCCTGACGTTAAGGGTCCTATAGAAAAATGACAAAATTGCAGTTTCCCTTTTCTTCAGAAACCTATAAAAATTTTAACATTGGCTTAGTAGATGGCTTTAAAAAGTTTGTCTTTTATAGCAAAGCTTGCTATTTGATGCCGCACCAGCGTATTTATGAATTGATTGCCCGTAAGTTGTCAGGCGAGGCTACAGCCGCCGAACTGGAAGAGTTGCATACCTGGCTACAGGAGCATGGCGGCGATCAATATGTTTACGATGTTCTTTCTTCCTACTGGCAACAGCATCCCAACCTGTTTTCCGAAGAAGCGAATGATGAGGAAGAAAGGTTCCAGCGCATCCTGCAGGCAAGCCCTCCCCCAGCAATAACCACTTTACCAGACAGCTCAACTATTCCGGCCAGGATTTTCCCTTTACGCCGCTGGCTTTCTTATGCAGCCGTGGTAACAGCCCTGGCAGGCAGTGCTTTTGCTGTTTACTGGTTCAGTAAAAGCAGGCCGGATACGCCTGCCGATGCACTGGTCCGCAACCAGCCGATGAGTGAGGTGGTGGCAAGGCCCGGCAGCCGTTCGAAGCTGGTATTGCCGGATGGCACACAGGTGTGGCTGAATGCGGAGAGCCGCATCACATACCAGCACAATTTCAATACAGATCAGCGTGAGGTGAACCTGGAAGGGGAAGCTTTTTTTGATGTAACCCATGATGCCAGCCGGCCCTTTGTTGTACATACTTCCGGCATTGATGTGAAGGTGCTGGGTACGGCTTTTAATGTGAAGTCATACGCCGCTGATGCCACGATAGAAACCACTTTGTTGAGGGGCTCCATTGAAGTAGTGAAGAAGAATGACCCCGCGGCGCCGAAGGTGATCCTTCGCCCACATGAGAAGCTGGTATTTAATAAAGAAGAACTGGGCGCCGATAAGGATATGATGAGCAGTAAGCCTGCTTCGGCTGACGTCCTGCCCCAACGGCCGGCTATTTCGGTTACGATGCTTCCTCAGCATAAGCCCGACAGTATTATTAAAGAGACTTCCTGGATGTATAATAAACTGAATTTCGACGGGGATAGTTTTGAAGAACTGGCAGCCAAGATGGAGCGCTGGTATGATGTAAAGATCACGATCCATAATGAGAAGCTGAAACGCTCGCGCCTGAAGGGAAGTTTTGAGACGGAAACGATCAGGCAGGCGCTGGAAGCGTTGAAGCTGACTGTACTGTTTGAGTATGAGATGAAGGGAAGGGAGATTGAGATAAGGTGAGCGGCAATCGTGAATCGGCAGTCGGCAGTGCGTTTGCTTCGATAAAAAAGAAAGGGATGTATTAAAAGTTTGCTTGCAAGGCCTGGATGCCCTGTTGGAGCGGGGTATTTGGGAGCCGGCTATATAAGATAAAATGGGACCCTGTTGGAGCAGGATCCCGTTAAGGCAGTAACAGAAACCTGGAACAGATCTGGTAAATCGACCGGGGTTCTGATTTGATCACCTTAAAGCGTAAATATATGAAAAAAAGTACGCCTCCCCGGAGGAGGTATGCACTCGCCCCATCGCTCTTTAAACTGTTACTGATTATGAAGATGACCTTCTTCCTCATCGTGTTAAGCGTTTGCCAGGTACACGCTCATGTGTATGGTCAGGGCAACATTACACTGAATCTGCAACAGACTTCAATTGACAAGGTTTTAAACAAGATTGAAAAGACAGGCGGATTCAGGTTCCTGTATAATTATGACCTGAAGGCACTGAAGAAGAAGGTAAATGTGGATGTGAAGAATTCCAGCATTAAGGAAACATTGGATAAGGTGCTTTCCAATACAGATCTCACTTACAAACTACTGGAGAATAACCTGGTAGTGATTATTTCGCAAACGCAGGAAAAGCAGGCGATCCGCATTACCGGTAAGGTAACAGGCCCCAATAACGAACCGCTTTTTGGTGTGTCGGTACAGGTAAAAGGTACCACGACCGGAACTTCTACAGACAATGCAGGAACGTATAGTATTACGGCTGAAGAGAATGCTACCCTGAGGTTTTCTTATATCGGCTACCTGGATAAGGAAGTGCCTGTGAACGGGCAGAATGTGGTGAATGTAGAGTTGGCCCCTTCCGATAAACCACTGGACCAGGTAGTGGTGGTAGGTTATGGCAGCCAGCGCAAGAAGGATATTACCGGCGCTGTTTCGGTGATCAAGTCAAGCGATTTTGAAAACCGGCCGATCGTGAGCGCTGCTGCGGGATTGCAGGGACAAGCTGCCGGCGTGAATGTATTTGCTTCTTCCGGTAAACCCGGCTGGGGCCTTACCGTGAGTGTGCGTGGTAATACTTCCTTGACCGCCAAGAATGATCCGCTGTATGTAGTAGATGGCGTGATCGTGAATAGCATTGATTTTATTAACCCACAGGATATTGAAAGTTTCTCTGTGTTGAAGGATGCGTCTTCGGCCGCTATTTATGGCGCCAGCGGCGCTAATGGTGTGGTGCTGATCACTACCAAAAAAGGTACATCAGGCAAGGCCAAGATATCCGTGAATGCCTATACCGGCTTTTCCAATTTTGCCAAGAAGATTGATGTGCTGGACAGGGACCAATACCTGGCCCTGGTACAGTCTATGGGTTATACTGATCCTAACAATAATAATACCGACTGGCAGGATGTAGCTTTTGGAACCGGTAAGGAACACAATGTACAGGTAGCCGTTTCCGGTGGCAATGCCGGCAACCGTTATTATGTATCGGGCGGTTATCAAAAGCAGCAAGGTGTGGTAGCCCCTGCCGATTATGACCGTTATTCAGTACGCGCCAACCTGGAGAATAAGGTGAAGGACTGGCTGAATGTAACTACGAACCTGACTTATTTAAGATCAGAGTTCGTTGACATTACTGATAATGCCGGTGGCGCCAGGGGTGGTACGATCCTTTCCACGCTTAGCTCACCTCCCACCCTGGGCATTTATAAACCAGATGGCACTTATACTTCGAATGTAAACCAGGGTAGCTGGGAAAACCCGGTTGCCATGGCTTTTGGCGCCGATCAGAAGAGTATTGATAACCGTGTGCTGGGCAATATAGCGGCTGACTTCAGGATTATACCGGGTTTGAATTTCCGTTCCAATTTTGGCATCGAATCACAAAGCAACCGTTGGGACAAGTTCCAGGACCCCTATATGACCGATTATGGCCGGAGTGTAAAAGGAGTGGCTTATAGTTCTTCCACTCAACGGTTTGTATGGCTGTTTGAGAATACCCTGAATTATACCAAGCAATTTGGTGATCATAGTTTAACCGCTTTGGTGGGCCACACGATGCAGGAATCCGATTATAAGTACAGTTATGCAGAAGGCCGTGATTTCCCCAATGCATCGGTACGTACGTTGAATGCGGCCAGGTTAAGGATCAGCCTGCCTACCACCGAATCGCAATGGAGCAAGCGTTCTTACCTGGCACGGGTGAATTATTCGTACGGGGATAGGTATTTACTAACCACCAACCTGCGTTATGACGGATCATCCCGCTTCCCTTCCGATGAACGCTGGGGCTTGTTCCCTTCCGTAGCCGTAGCCTGGCGTATCAGCAATGAAGATTTTATGGCCAACAATACTTTTTTCTCCGACCTGAAGCTGCGCCTGGGATGGGGTAAAACCGGTAATGATGCCATTGGCGATTATGATTATTATGGCCTGTTTACCCCCAATGGCGCCGGTGGATTTACTTTCGACAATCTTCCCAAGGATGAGCTTACCTGGGAAAAGACCACGCAAACGAATGTGGGCATAGATGCGAGCTTTTTGAATAACCGCCTGAATGTTACGATTGATGGTTATATTAAAAAGACGAATGACCTGCTGGTAGCTGTGCAACCGCCACCCTCTTCCGGATTTGGCAGCCAGACTTATAATGTAGGTTCTATTGAAAACAAAGGTGTGGAGCTGGCCGTGAATGCCGTTGCTGTGAATGGCAAAAGTGTGAAATGGAATGTTAACGGTAATATTTCTTTCAACCGTAATAAGGTTACCAGCCTTGGTGAATTCACCACGAGCATTCCTTATGGCAGTGTGTATGAACGCGGCAATGCGATCCGTGCAGAAGCCGGCAAGCCATTAGGCTCTTTTTATGGTTATGTATCAGAAGGAGTGGACCCCACGAATGGTATGATGAAGTATGCCGACCTGGACAAGAGCGGCGGTCTTTCTGATGGCGACCGTACTTATATTGGTTATGCCCAACCCGATTTTATTTATGGCCTGACCAATACAGTAAGCTATAAGAATTTTGAGCTGAATGTGTTTTTCCAGGGCATACAGGGAAATGATATTTTCAATGCCTCCCGCATAGAAACAGAGGGTATGTATGATTCAAAGAACCAGAGCACAAAGGTGTTGAGGCGTTGGACCGCATCCGGACAGATCACTGATATACCCCGTGCTACCGGTGGTTCTGCCGGAGCGCCCCCGGATTATTCAAACGACTATAATACATTCGTATCCTCCCGTTTTGTAGAAGATGGTTCTTACCTGCGATTGAAAGCGCTTACGCTGAGCTATAAGTTTGGCAATAATTTGTTGCAAAAGGTTGGCATGAGCCGTATGAGTGTTTATATAACCGCCCAGAACCTGTTTACGATCACGAATTATTCAGGCTTTGATCCTGAAGTGAGCCAGAACAGTCCCAACGGGCCAGCGATGGGTATTGATTACGGAACGTATCCTCAATCCCGCTCCTTCATTTTTGGCGTGACCGCTGATTTTTAATTTAACTTATTAAAGCAAGAGCTATGAAACGCTTTTCATTATATATAGCAGCAGGGTTGGTTGGCATGGCCAGCTTCACCTCCTGCACAAAAGATTTCCTGGATAAAAAGCCTATTTCCGATGCTATTCCGTCGGGCATCACCGCAGAGCCTTTACTGGAAGGCGCCTATGCGGGTATTTATGATGAGTATTTCACGCTTGACTTCCTGGTAAACGGGGATGTGATGGCCGACAATGCTTATGCAGGCGGCGACAATGCCGCTAATTTCAGTATTGATGAATATACCGTAAACTCCAATAATGGTAATGTGAAGCGCGACTGGACTTACCTGTTTACGAATATTAAGAACTGCAATATTGTGCTGTCTTATGTACCGGAGATCACAGACCGATCATTGACAGAAGCACGGCGCCAGGAGATATTGGGCGAAGCCTCTTTTTTAAGGGCCTGGTATTATTTTAATGCGATCAGGAGCTGGAAAGAGATACCCATTATCCTGGATGTTCCCGGCACCGTGAATGAGATGTTCCCTTCCAAGAAACCAGCCGATTCGGTATACGCCCTGATTATCAGGGACCTTGAGTTTGCCTTATCGAAGGTGCGCGAAACGGTGCCCAATAAAACACTTATTGGCAAAGGAGCTGTGAACGCACTGCTGGCAAAGGTGTATGCACAGAAGCCCAACCCCGACTGGAGTAAGGTGGTGCAGTATTGTGATGCAGTAACTGCCCTGGGCTATGACCTGATCCCTAATTATGCAGACCTGTTCCTGACAGCTACCACAAATAGTGTGGAAGCTATCTGGGAAACACAGTATGACGGCACTGTTCGCCAGAACTGGCTTACAGGAATGAATACCCCTTTTATGTGGGGCGACTGGAAGAAGTTTAATATTCCTTCGCATACCGTAGTGAAAGCCTGGGATGCAGAAGGTGACAATGTAAGAAAGAATGCCAGCATTACTTATGTAACACCTTCCTGGTCGGATGACCACTGGCCTAAACCAATACCCGTGATCTATAAATACCGTGACCCGGATGCCAAGAGCCATACTTTCCGCCTGCGGTATGCCGATGTCCTGTTGCTGAAAGCAGAGGCATTGACAGAATTGAACCAACTGGACAATGCTACCGGCGCCCAGTTTTATGTGAATAAGGTAAGGCAACGTGTAGGCCTGGGCCCAACACCCGCCACTACACAGGCTGTCTTAAGGCTGGCCGTGGAAAAGGAACGTCAACTGGAACTGGCTTTTGAAGGCCACCGGATGTTTGACCTTATCCGTACAGGCCGCGCTGTAGCGGTGATGAATGCGCAGGTAGACGGGAATGGAAACCCATTGAATTATAATGTAACGGAAGATGAGTTGTATTTCCCGATCTCGCAGGATGAGATTGACAGGAACCCGAATATTAATAAGTAGCGAATAAACCTTATAGTATACATGCAATCCCGAATCCTTTTTCTCCTACTGCTTACCTGGCTGGGCGGTTGTTCCGGCAAGGGAGATGATAATGGAGGTACCAATCCTCCTCCCAATCCGCCGGCCGGCAATCCTGATGTGGCCGCCTGGATGACTACCGGTGATCAGATGGCCCTGTTGCAAAAACAAACTGTGGTGCTTTCTTTTGGTACTACCGCCAATGTGTATCCCTTTATTGATGTAGACAGTACCCAGCAATACCAAAGCATAGATGGATTTGGCTATACACTTACCGGCGGCAGCGCGTATGTTATTAACCGGCTGGATGCTACTGCAAAAACCAACCTGCTGAAGGAGTTGTTTGGCAATACAGAGAATGCGATCAGCGTGAGCTACCTGCGCCTGAGCATTGGCGCCTCTGACCTGAGCGCTTCGGTATTCAGTTATGATGATATGCCCGCAGGTCAGACAGATGTGAACCTGGACCATTTTAGTCTTAACCCTGATAAGACTGACCTGATCCCCTTGCTGAAAGCCATCGTTGCGATCAATCCTGCTATTAAGTTCCTGGGCAGTCCATGGAGCCCACCAGTATGGATGAAAGATAATGGCAGCTCTGTTGGCGGCAGCCTGAAACCGGAGTATTATGGCGTGTATGCTCAATATCTTATAAAGTATATCCAGCAGATGAAGGCGGAAGGTATTACGATTGATGCCATCACCCCGCAAAATGAACCGCTACATGCGGGCAATAATCCCAGCCTGTATATGACGGCTGCCCAGCAAGCTGATTTTATTAAGAACCACCTGGGACCAGCCTTCCAGGCAGCCGGCATCACCACAAAGATTATTGTGTATGATCATAATTGCGACCGGCCGGATTATCCACTGGCTATTTTAAATGATGCCGCCGCCAAAGCTTTTGTACATGGTTCTGCTTTTCACTTGTACGCAGGCGATATCAACGCCCTGACACAGGTGCATAATGCCCATCCCGACAAGCAAGTGTATTTTACCGAGCAATACACAGCCTCCAATGGCAATTTTGATGGCGACCTGAAGTGGCACTTAAAGAATGTGGTGATTGGCGCTACCCGCAACTGGAGTAAAACAGCCCTGGAATGGAACCTGGCCAATGATGCCAGTTTCGGTCCTCATACACAAGGCGGCTGCACCACCTGTAAAGGAGCATTGACGATCGGTGGAACTGTTACCCGCAATGTGGCTTATTATATTATTGCCCACGCTTCCAAGTTTGTTCCCCCAGGTTCTGTACGGATTGCCAGTAATATTACCGGCAGCATACAGAATGTGGCTTTCCTGACCCCGCAGGGCAAAAAGGTGCTGATCGTATCGAATGATGGCAATGCCCCGGAGACTTTCAATATCCGGTTTAAAGGAAAGTGGGTGACCCATTCACTGGCTCCGGGCGCGGTGGCGACGTATGTGTGGTGAGGCTTTATGAAGTTTAACGGGATCTGCATCTAATGAGGGATGCGACTCTTATTCCCTATTTTATTACTGATGGCCTGCAATGACCCGGAAAACCCGGTTGCTGCAGGCCATCCTTTGGGGGCCTCTACGGCCAACTCCAAAACAGATACCCTGATCCCCAATACCGCGAAGGTGATCCATGTGTTTGTAGCCCTTTGTGATAATAAAAACCAGGGTATTGTACCGGTACCAAAAACAATCGGTAACGGGCAGGATGCCGCCAGTAACCTGTACTGGGGCTGCGCCGGTGGTGTGAAAGGATATTTTAAAAAGCAGCCAAACTGGAAGTTGATGAGCACCACCAAGTCTGTTTCGAGTATTATTTTAGAACGGTGTGTTTTTAAACATACCAGTTATAATGCGTATATCGTGGCCGATGCTTATGATGGCGCCGCTATTAAAGCCTGTACTATTGATTTTTTCAATGCTGCCGCCGGCAGGAATAACCAATCCTTAGCGGTACAGGGTACTACTCTTGGCATTGGCGGGTCGGCCCAATTGATTGCTTATACCGGGCATGACGGACTGATGGATTTTTCCCTGCCCGATTACCCTGCCAAATTACATGACACGAAACGGGAAACAATTATACTGGCCTGCATCAGCAAACGGTTTTTCAGTGAGGGTATCCGGCAGGCAGGCGCTACGCCGTTGATCTGGAGTACCGGTTTAATGAGCCCGGAAGCCTATACACTGGAAGCCAGTATTGCCGGATGGCTGGCCCAGGAAACACCGGCACAGATACGGCAACGCGCCGCAGCGGCCTATGACCGTTACCAGCATTGTGGTGTGAAAGCCGCTTCGCGGTTATTAGTTACAGGATGGTAGAATGGGCCAGAGGCCCAGCAATAGCCTCACTCGCCGGAGGCGAGCGAGTGAGGTGATAGAAGTTAACCTTTCCGGGCAAGGGTTACAGCACCGGCAATGATGGCAACAACGCCTGCTCCCATCATGATGTAGGCGCCGGTAGTGTTTTCTTTGTCTTTAGCTGTGATCTCAAGGTCACCGATCTTTATATCGGCTTTGTTGTTGTCTAATTTCTGGTAACCGAAGTAGCCAAGCAGGATCCCTCCTACCAGCAATACGATACCTAATATGCTACGCATAAGCTGAAGTTTACCCATGTGATGCAAAACACGTACCCCGGTAAGCACTATGCATCATGGCCTTATGTACGACCCACCTTCTTCAAAAAGAGGTGACCCTTTTTGCAAGGAGCCACCTCTTTGTCATTGCGCAATACCCTGCCCGTTTATTTCAGGGTAAGTGCTGCTTCTTTCACTTCCTGTGAATTGGTGCCTACAAACACACGAAAGTCGCCGGGCTCTGACACCCATTTAAGGTCTTTATTGTAAAACTTGAGGTCTTCTACCGTAAGGGTAAAGCTTACTTCTTTGCTTTCTCCTTTTTTAAGCGCTATTTTCTGAAAGCGGCGCAGCTCTTTTACAGGCCTTGTAATGCTGCCTACCATATCGCGGATGTAAAGCTGCACGGTTTCCTCCCCATCGTAGTTGCCGGTATTGGAGACTGTAACCGTGACCTGTAATTTATCGGCCGCCGTGATGGACGATTTACTCAGTTTTATGTCACTATAACCAAATGAAGTGTAGCTTAGCCCAAATCCAAAAGGATATAAGGGCGTGTTGGGTACATCGAGGTATTTGGTGGTGTATTTCTGGTTCTCATCAAAGGGACGGCCTGTATTCTTTGCGTTGTAGTAGATAGGTACCTGTCCTACATTCCGGGGGAAGGTCATGGTGAGCTTACCGGAAGGGTTGGCTTCACCAAATAACACTTCTGTAATAGCAGGGCCTGCCTGTGTGCCGGCAAACCAGG comes from the Paraflavitalea devenefica genome and includes:
- a CDS encoding glycoside hydrolase family 30 protein — protein: MQSRILFLLLLTWLGGCSGKGDDNGGTNPPPNPPAGNPDVAAWMTTGDQMALLQKQTVVLSFGTTANVYPFIDVDSTQQYQSIDGFGYTLTGGSAYVINRLDATAKTNLLKELFGNTENAISVSYLRLSIGASDLSASVFSYDDMPAGQTDVNLDHFSLNPDKTDLIPLLKAIVAINPAIKFLGSPWSPPVWMKDNGSSVGGSLKPEYYGVYAQYLIKYIQQMKAEGITIDAITPQNEPLHAGNNPSLYMTAAQQADFIKNHLGPAFQAAGITTKIIVYDHNCDRPDYPLAILNDAAAKAFVHGSAFHLYAGDINALTQVHNAHPDKQVYFTEQYTASNGNFDGDLKWHLKNVVIGATRNWSKTALEWNLANDASFGPHTQGGCTTCKGALTIGGTVTRNVAYYIIAHASKFVPPGSVRIASNITGSIQNVAFLTPQGKKVLIVSNDGNAPETFNIRFKGKWVTHSLAPGAVATYVW
- a CDS encoding RNA polymerase sigma factor → MEHLQDPDYAYIKPLLQKVATGDQRAFRELYHTFHKRLHYFAFALVKTKEAAEEIVEDVFIRLWSQRATITQINNLKIYLYTATKNTALNYLSKKARESMVEPFDDIDIALQETSISPEQIMITTETYQQIRQAVEALPPRCKMIFKLIREDGLKYKEVSEILNISINTIDAQMAIAVQRIADAVRKDFEKFPRSKSTSSKKI
- a CDS encoding RagB/SusD family nutrient uptake outer membrane protein encodes the protein MKRFSLYIAAGLVGMASFTSCTKDFLDKKPISDAIPSGITAEPLLEGAYAGIYDEYFTLDFLVNGDVMADNAYAGGDNAANFSIDEYTVNSNNGNVKRDWTYLFTNIKNCNIVLSYVPEITDRSLTEARRQEILGEASFLRAWYYFNAIRSWKEIPIILDVPGTVNEMFPSKKPADSVYALIIRDLEFALSKVRETVPNKTLIGKGAVNALLAKVYAQKPNPDWSKVVQYCDAVTALGYDLIPNYADLFLTATTNSVEAIWETQYDGTVRQNWLTGMNTPFMWGDWKKFNIPSHTVVKAWDAEGDNVRKNASITYVTPSWSDDHWPKPIPVIYKYRDPDAKSHTFRLRYADVLLLKAEALTELNQLDNATGAQFYVNKVRQRVGLGPTPATTQAVLRLAVEKERQLELAFEGHRMFDLIRTGRAVAVMNAQVDGNGNPLNYNVTEDELYFPISQDEIDRNPNINK
- a CDS encoding TonB-dependent receptor, with product MKKSTPPRRRYALAPSLFKLLLIMKMTFFLIVLSVCQVHAHVYGQGNITLNLQQTSIDKVLNKIEKTGGFRFLYNYDLKALKKKVNVDVKNSSIKETLDKVLSNTDLTYKLLENNLVVIISQTQEKQAIRITGKVTGPNNEPLFGVSVQVKGTTTGTSTDNAGTYSITAEENATLRFSYIGYLDKEVPVNGQNVVNVELAPSDKPLDQVVVVGYGSQRKKDITGAVSVIKSSDFENRPIVSAAAGLQGQAAGVNVFASSGKPGWGLTVSVRGNTSLTAKNDPLYVVDGVIVNSIDFINPQDIESFSVLKDASSAAIYGASGANGVVLITTKKGTSGKAKISVNAYTGFSNFAKKIDVLDRDQYLALVQSMGYTDPNNNNTDWQDVAFGTGKEHNVQVAVSGGNAGNRYYVSGGYQKQQGVVAPADYDRYSVRANLENKVKDWLNVTTNLTYLRSEFVDITDNAGGARGGTILSTLSSPPTLGIYKPDGTYTSNVNQGSWENPVAMAFGADQKSIDNRVLGNIAADFRIIPGLNFRSNFGIESQSNRWDKFQDPYMTDYGRSVKGVAYSSSTQRFVWLFENTLNYTKQFGDHSLTALVGHTMQESDYKYSYAEGRDFPNASVRTLNAARLRISLPTTESQWSKRSYLARVNYSYGDRYLLTTNLRYDGSSRFPSDERWGLFPSVAVAWRISNEDFMANNTFFSDLKLRLGWGKTGNDAIGDYDYYGLFTPNGAGGFTFDNLPKDELTWEKTTQTNVGIDASFLNNRLNVTIDGYIKKTNDLLVAVQPPPSSGFGSQTYNVGSIENKGVELAVNAVAVNGKSVKWNVNGNISFNRNKVTSLGEFTTSIPYGSVYERGNAIRAEAGKPLGSFYGYVSEGVDPTNGMMKYADLDKSGGLSDGDRTYIGYAQPDFIYGLTNTVSYKNFELNVFFQGIQGNDIFNASRIETEGMYDSKNQSTKVLRRWTASGQITDIPRATGGSAGAPPDYSNDYNTFVSSRFVEDGSYLRLKALTLSYKFGNNLLQKVGMSRMSVYITAQNLFTITNYSGFDPEVSQNSPNGPAMGIDYGTYPQSRSFIFGVTADF
- a CDS encoding DUF3185 family protein, coding for MRSILGIVLLVGGILLGYFGYQKLDNNKADIKIGDLEITAKDKENTTGAYIMMGAGVVAIIAGAVTLARKG
- a CDS encoding FecR family protein encodes the protein MPHQRIYELIARKLSGEATAAELEELHTWLQEHGGDQYVYDVLSSYWQQHPNLFSEEANDEEERFQRILQASPPPAITTLPDSSTIPARIFPLRRWLSYAAVVTALAGSAFAVYWFSKSRPDTPADALVRNQPMSEVVARPGSRSKLVLPDGTQVWLNAESRITYQHNFNTDQREVNLEGEAFFDVTHDASRPFVVHTSGIDVKVLGTAFNVKSYAADATIETTLLRGSIEVVKKNDPAAPKVILRPHEKLVFNKEELGADKDMMSSKPASADVLPQRPAISVTMLPQHKPDSIIKETSWMYNKLNFDGDSFEELAAKMERWYDVKITIHNEKLKRSRLKGSFETETIRQALEALKLTVLFEYEMKGREIEIR